One Amycolatopsis sp. NBC_00355 genomic window carries:
- a CDS encoding serine hydrolase domain-containing protein, with product MDSLSDVLARHAGDLPGAVALVARGGQVEVAAVGSADAGGTVPIARDSLFRIGALTMPIVAAAVLLLVDDGELGLTDPVARWLPELADPVVVRTPAGPVDDVVPAVRPITVEDLLTSRCGYGLAADPELPAVDLLFQVLGHPAGPVRAGGPDEWLAALAQVPLLRQPGEAWLYATSADLLGVLIARVTGRPLPEFLAERLFGPLGMADTGFSVPTAALGRFTSAFRRSAAGLVLADAPEGRWSSPPTFPSGSGGLVSTADDLLAFARALLSGHRLLTPESVRLLTTDHLTAPQRAAARPFLRGLGWGFGGAVDVVAVQPWQVPGRYGWIAGAGPAAHLTPATGTVTVLLTQVEAADPAPTELMREFWTYAAK from the coding sequence GTGGACTCGCTCTCCGATGTGCTGGCCCGGCACGCCGGTGACCTGCCCGGCGCGGTGGCGCTCGTGGCCCGCGGCGGGCAGGTGGAGGTGGCCGCGGTGGGCTCGGCCGACGCCGGCGGGACCGTGCCGATCGCGCGCGACTCGCTCTTCCGCATCGGGGCCCTGACGATGCCGATCGTGGCCGCCGCTGTTCTGCTGCTCGTCGACGACGGCGAACTCGGGCTGACCGATCCGGTCGCGCGGTGGCTGCCCGAGCTGGCGGACCCGGTGGTCGTCCGGACGCCGGCCGGGCCGGTCGACGACGTCGTGCCCGCGGTGCGGCCGATCACCGTCGAAGACCTGCTGACGTCGCGGTGCGGCTACGGCCTCGCGGCCGACCCGGAGCTGCCCGCCGTCGACCTGCTGTTCCAGGTGCTCGGCCACCCGGCCGGGCCGGTGCGGGCCGGGGGGCCCGACGAGTGGCTGGCCGCGCTCGCCCAGGTCCCGCTGCTGCGCCAGCCCGGGGAGGCGTGGCTCTACGCCACGAGCGCGGACCTGCTGGGGGTGCTGATCGCGCGGGTGACGGGCCGGCCGCTGCCGGAGTTCCTCGCGGAGCGGCTGTTCGGGCCGCTCGGCATGGCCGACACCGGGTTTTCGGTGCCGACCGCCGCGCTGGGCCGGTTCACCAGCGCCTTTCGGCGGAGCGCGGCGGGGCTCGTGCTCGCCGACGCGCCGGAGGGCCGCTGGAGCAGCCCGCCGACGTTCCCGTCGGGCAGCGGCGGCCTGGTCTCGACGGCCGACGACCTCCTGGCCTTCGCCCGCGCCCTGCTGTCCGGGCACCGGCTGCTGACGCCGGAATCGGTGCGCCTGCTGACGACGGACCACCTGACGGCCCCGCAACGCGCGGCGGCGCGGCCGTTCCTGCGTGGCCTGGGCTGGGGGTTCGGCGGCGCGGTCGACGTGGTCGCGGTCCAGCCGTGGCAGGTGCCGGGCCGCTACGGCTGGATCGCCGGCGCGGGCCCGGCCGCCCACCTGACCCCGGCCACGGGCACGGTCACGGTGCTGCTGACGCAGGTCGAGGCCGCCGACCCCGCGCCGACCGAACTGATGCGCGAGTTCTGGACCTACGCGGCGAAGTAG
- a CDS encoding acyl-CoA dehydrogenase family protein, giving the protein MDFTPSEASADLAALTRRILEDKLTHDPHGTGGFDAPLWTALGQAGVLDAALPSSLGGGGFGLLEQCAVLTEIGRAVAAVPYLTSITMAASALAEFGTPELVDRWVLPVLRGERVLTVALPDPGAPCGCWVTGGRLTGSQSAVPFGAYAHGLLVETTSGEVFLVDAAAPGVTVRPQQTVDHADAALVELSDVAGISLGPIGEWLRLRGTAGVCAQQLGVVERALELTAAYAAERKQFDHVIGGFQAVRQRLADAYVDVEAVRLTSLQAAWRLASDLDATEAVATAKFWAAEAGHRVAHTTVHVHGGVGIDVDHVVHRYFVAAKRLEFLLGPATPQLLALGDLLATEP; this is encoded by the coding sequence ATGGACTTCACCCCTTCGGAGGCGTCGGCCGACCTCGCCGCGCTGACCCGGCGGATCCTGGAAGACAAACTCACCCACGACCCGCACGGCACCGGCGGCTTCGACGCTCCACTGTGGACGGCGCTGGGCCAGGCCGGCGTGCTCGACGCGGCGCTGCCGTCGTCGCTCGGCGGCGGCGGGTTCGGGCTGCTGGAACAGTGCGCGGTGCTGACCGAGATCGGCCGCGCGGTCGCCGCGGTCCCCTACCTGACGTCGATCACGATGGCGGCGTCGGCGCTGGCGGAGTTCGGCACGCCGGAGCTGGTGGACCGCTGGGTGCTGCCGGTGCTGCGCGGCGAGCGCGTGCTCACGGTGGCCCTGCCGGACCCGGGCGCGCCGTGCGGTTGCTGGGTGACCGGCGGCCGGCTGACCGGCTCGCAGTCCGCGGTCCCGTTCGGCGCGTACGCGCACGGGCTGCTGGTGGAAACGACGTCCGGCGAGGTGTTCCTGGTCGACGCGGCCGCTCCGGGCGTCACGGTCCGGCCGCAGCAGACGGTCGACCACGCGGACGCGGCGCTGGTGGAACTGTCCGACGTGGCCGGGATTTCCCTCGGCCCGATCGGCGAGTGGCTGCGCCTGCGCGGGACGGCCGGGGTGTGCGCGCAGCAGCTCGGCGTCGTCGAACGGGCCCTGGAGCTGACGGCGGCGTACGCGGCCGAGCGGAAGCAGTTCGACCACGTGATCGGCGGCTTCCAGGCGGTCCGCCAGCGTCTCGCGGACGCGTACGTGGACGTCGAAGCGGTGCGGCTGACGTCCCTGCAGGCGGCGTGGCGGCTGGCGTCGGACCTCGACGCGACCGAGGCGGTGGCGACGGCGAAGTTCTGGGCCGCGGAGGCCGGCCACCGGGTGGCCCACACGACGGTCCACGTCCACGGCGGCGTCGGCATCGACGTCGACCACGTGGTGCACCGGTATTTCGTGGCGGCGAAACGCCTGGAGTTCCTGCTGGGCCCGGCGACACCGCAGCTCCTCGCCCTGGGCGACCTTCTCGCGACCGAACCCTGA
- a CDS encoding acyl-CoA dehydrogenase family protein, translating into MRIDYTPEQRALAAQLREYFAELMTPERREGLRTGGGEYGDGLAYKDVVRQLGKDGWLALGWPQEYGGQGRPMLDQLIFTDEAAVAGVPVPFLTVNTVGPTIMRYGTDEQKAFYLPKIAAGELHFSIGYSEPEAGTDLASLRTRAVRDGDEYVVTGQKMWTSLIEHADYVWLAVRTDPEAKKHRGLSILIVPTTAPGFSWTKVHTVAGAGTSATYYDDVRVPVSARVAEENAGWPLITNQLNHERVALTSSAPIRKALGDVLDWAKRTKQPDGSRVIDTEWVRLHLARVHAGAEYLKLRNWRIAWAAAASELGPADASATKVYGTEFAIEAYRLLMEVLGAAAVVRDGSPGALLAGRIERQHRSALILTFGGGTNEIQRDMIAATALGLPVTR; encoded by the coding sequence GTGCGGATCGACTACACGCCGGAGCAGCGCGCACTGGCCGCGCAGCTGCGGGAGTACTTCGCCGAGCTGATGACGCCGGAGCGTCGTGAGGGCCTCCGCACCGGCGGCGGCGAGTACGGCGACGGCCTGGCCTACAAGGACGTCGTCCGGCAGCTGGGCAAGGACGGCTGGCTCGCGCTCGGCTGGCCGCAGGAGTACGGCGGGCAGGGCCGGCCGATGCTCGACCAGCTCATCTTCACCGACGAGGCGGCGGTCGCCGGGGTGCCGGTCCCGTTCCTGACGGTGAACACCGTCGGGCCGACCATCATGCGCTACGGCACCGACGAGCAGAAGGCGTTCTACCTGCCGAAGATCGCCGCCGGCGAGCTGCACTTCTCGATCGGCTACTCCGAGCCGGAGGCCGGCACGGACCTCGCGTCGCTGCGGACGCGCGCGGTGCGCGACGGCGACGAGTACGTCGTCACCGGCCAGAAGATGTGGACCAGCCTGATCGAGCACGCCGACTACGTCTGGCTCGCCGTCCGGACCGATCCGGAGGCGAAGAAGCACCGCGGCCTGTCGATCCTGATCGTGCCGACGACGGCGCCCGGGTTCTCCTGGACCAAGGTGCACACGGTGGCGGGCGCGGGTACCAGCGCGACGTACTACGACGACGTGCGCGTGCCGGTGTCGGCGCGCGTGGCCGAGGAGAACGCGGGCTGGCCGCTGATCACCAACCAGCTCAACCACGAGCGCGTCGCGCTGACGTCGTCGGCCCCGATCCGCAAGGCGCTGGGCGACGTCCTGGACTGGGCGAAGCGGACGAAACAGCCGGACGGCAGCCGCGTCATCGACACGGAGTGGGTGCGGCTGCACCTCGCGCGGGTGCACGCCGGCGCGGAGTACCTGAAGCTGCGGAACTGGCGGATCGCCTGGGCGGCCGCGGCGAGCGAGCTGGGCCCGGCCGACGCGTCGGCGACGAAGGTGTACGGCACCGAGTTCGCGATCGAGGCCTACCGGCTGCTGATGGAGGTGCTCGGCGCGGCGGCCGTCGTCCGCGACGGTTCACCGGGCGCGCTGCTGGCCGGGCGGATCGAACGGCAGCACCGCTCGGCGCTGATCCTCACCTTCGGCGGCGGCACCAACGAGATCCAGCGGGACATGATCGCCGCGACCGCCCTCGGCCTGCCCGTCACGCGCTAG
- a CDS encoding ferredoxin: MEIGVDRSLCEANAVCVGFAPGIFDLDDDEELVVRPGPVPDDQVERVSDAVKGCPKNALFIVS; the protein is encoded by the coding sequence ATGGAGATCGGCGTCGACCGTTCGCTCTGTGAGGCGAACGCGGTGTGCGTGGGGTTCGCACCGGGCATCTTCGACCTCGATGACGACGAAGAACTGGTAGTCCGGCCCGGTCCGGTGCCGGACGACCAGGTGGAACGGGTCTCCGACGCGGTGAAGGGCTGCCCGAAGAACGCCCTGTTCATCGTCAGTTAG
- a CDS encoding 3-oxoacyl-ACP reductase, whose translation MSLSGRTAIVTGAAAGLGRAEALALAARGATVVVNDIGEPKDVVEEIEAAGGQAVAVAGDVGERATADTLVAAALDLGGLDIVVNNAGVLRDKMLFSMSDDDWDTVLRVHLRGHFLLSRNAAKHWRDKSKEDGKPVYGRLVNTASEAFLIGSPGQPNYAAAKAGITALTMSAARGLAKYGVRANAICPRARTAMTEGVFGAAPAEGTDPLSVEHVAPFVAYLASPAAEHVNGQVFVVHGGSVALVEAPRIERRWSLGELETTVTDYFAGRDPGRMFAATEILEES comes from the coding sequence GTGAGCCTGAGCGGCAGGACAGCGATCGTCACGGGTGCCGCCGCCGGGCTGGGACGGGCCGAAGCGCTCGCCCTGGCCGCGCGGGGCGCCACCGTCGTCGTCAACGACATCGGGGAACCGAAGGACGTCGTCGAAGAAATCGAAGCCGCCGGTGGCCAGGCCGTCGCCGTCGCCGGAGACGTCGGCGAGCGCGCCACGGCCGACACGCTCGTGGCCGCCGCGCTCGACCTCGGCGGGCTCGACATCGTCGTGAACAACGCCGGCGTGCTGCGCGACAAGATGCTGTTCTCGATGTCCGACGACGACTGGGACACCGTGCTGCGCGTCCACCTGCGTGGGCACTTCCTGTTGTCCCGCAACGCCGCGAAGCACTGGCGGGACAAGTCCAAAGAGGACGGGAAGCCGGTGTACGGGCGGCTGGTGAACACCGCGTCCGAGGCGTTCCTGATCGGTTCGCCCGGCCAGCCCAACTACGCCGCGGCGAAGGCCGGCATCACCGCGCTCACCATGTCGGCCGCCCGCGGCCTGGCCAAGTACGGCGTCCGCGCGAACGCGATCTGCCCGCGCGCCCGGACGGCGATGACCGAGGGCGTGTTCGGCGCCGCCCCCGCCGAAGGCACCGACCCGCTCTCGGTCGAGCACGTCGCCCCGTTCGTCGCCTACCTCGCCTCGCCCGCCGCCGAGCACGTCAACGGCCAGGTGTTCGTCGTCCACGGCGGCTCGGTCGCGCTGGTCGAAGCGCCGCGGATCGAGCGGCGCTGGTCGCTCGGCGAGCTGGAAACGACCGTCACCGACTACTTCGCCGGCCGCGACCCCGGCCGGATGTTCGCCGCCACCGAAATCCTGGAGGAATCGTGA